A section of the Carya illinoinensis cultivar Pawnee chromosome 12, C.illinoinensisPawnee_v1, whole genome shotgun sequence genome encodes:
- the LOC122290127 gene encoding uncharacterized protein LOC122290127, whose amino-acid sequence MDTMGFNKVQPVVRKGKKKQVKDEVDRMKQAEKKKRRLEKALATSAAIISELEKKKQKKKEEQQKLDEEGAAIAEAVALHVLLGEDSDDSCKLVLKKDEGFNPWDIPDNIDLFVRGKKPGFPYQDNSDKHPLEGIGWVSNPYISGYKWGGLEKGDWSFSSGPFARDFPAPYFEEPGWGTTGFSAGLIAAQAVSSLQIAEDAHEDTIVLNGMLSG is encoded by the coding sequence ATGGATACCATGGGATTTAATAAAGTGCAACCTGTTGTgaggaaagggaaaaagaagcaGGTGAAAGATGAGGTTGATCGAATGAAACAGGCTGAGAAGAAAAAGAGGCGCTTGGAGAAAGCCCTAGCTACTTCAGCAGCCATCATTTCTGAActagagaagaagaaacagaaaaagaaagaagaacaacAAAAGCTTGATGAGGAGGGTGCTGCAATTGCTGAGGCTGTTGCTTTGCATGTCTTACTTGGTGAAGACTCAGATGATTCATGTAAGCTTGTTCTGAAAAAAGATGAAGGGTTCAACCCTTGGGATATTCCTGATAACATTGACCTATTTGTGAGGGGTAAGAAACCAGGCTTTCCTTATCAGGACAACTCTGACAAGCACCCGCTTGAAGGGATTGGGTGGGTTTCTAATCCGTATATATCTGGATATAAGTGGGGTGGCTTGGAGAAGGGTGACTGGTCATTCTCATCTGGGCCTTTTGCAAGGGATTTTCCTGCCCCGTATTTTGAGGAACCAGGCTGGGGAACTACGGGATTCTCAGCTGGTCTTATTGCAGCACAGGCTGTTTCATCCCTCCAGATCGCAGAGGATGCTCACGAAGACACGATTGTCCTGAATGGAATGTTAAGTGGATAG